The DNA segment GACGAGTGCCGACGAATTTGGTGACTCGTGTAGAGATTGCTCAGGTAGACCCATCTGTCGAGCGGAAAGTCTAGCAAAAAAGTTTCCTCTGCGATAGCGCGGGCTGCTTCGTTGGCATGATATAGTATTCCGCTGCTCGCATAAGCGACGAATGGAAAGACTGCTGACATTTCTTCACGCAATCTCTTGTCTTCTTCGGATTTGGCCTTTGGAAGCGGTTCTGCGAAGCTCATCGAGGTGGAACTTGAAAAGTCGGCAGCGACTTGGTGCAGACAGCAATTTTTAAGCCGCTCATGGCTGATGGAACGAGATCTCTCGCCGTTGCCCAAATCTGGCCAAAGTTCTTGCAAGCCGCCGTCTGTCAAAAGAAAGTCATTCACAGACTCATGAATGAATTGTACCTGCGGCGCCGTCTTGGATTTGGTGACTTCCGCCAATCCTTTAGAAGAGCTTTGAACGAAACGTGTCATGTGGTAACTTGTGACTTCGTCTTGATTCCAGGGTTCCGATGCTCGTTCAGGATTCAGTCCAGCAACCATAGCGAAGTAGAACTCCTGCATCCTTAGTGGCCGTCGCGCAAATAAAACCCACTGGATACAAAGTAACAGGTCGTCCATATTCGCACTGTCGCGCCGGAGAAGATCCCGGAAGAGCGCGCTCAGGTCGCCGGGTATCTCCTTTAATCTTTGCTTCACGGCGAAGATGCGGCCTCTGCTGAATTCGTCATTCAAGATGTTGATAACCAGGACCACCCACACGAATACCCCATTCGCCTTCTCGTGCACCTGTGCTTTAATGTCATCCACCAATTTACCCTTTCCAGCTCTCAGGCGGCGTCTGATATATTTCCACAAATCCTCGGAATgcccatcttcatcttctagGACCAGGCGCTGACCGCTGCGTATCTCAATCGTCGGATAGTGGCGGCTGGCAAAACATATAAAGAGTCTCTTAGAATCTCCCTGTGTACTGTCTTGAACATCGTCGAAGAATTCGACCATATCTCGGATCTGCTGTTCGTCGCATTCGTCAAGCGCGTCGATGAAGCATGTAAGACGCCTGCCGCCAAGACCATTGATAGCGTCAGCGAAGATGCGCTTCAACGCTTCGGTAGTCCACTCGCTGGAAGGGTCCTGTTCATCGAGCAGGTTCTGCAGATCCTGAACTTCTACCAAGATTTGAGCCAGCAAAGCGCGGTACATCCCCACTGTTGTCCTCTCCAGTTGATCTCCACGTgcgttgaagaagaatgaTATAACGATCTCGTCATCGTGTTTGCTTTGGTTAGTATTGTCGTACAAATACTTCATGATGGTTGATTTGCCAGCGCCTGGCTTTCCTGCGATCCATAGTGTTCTCTGATCTTCCGAGCAGCCTTTTTTGAGTCGCCAGGCAACATAAGCAGGGTGTTGCACCATCCACGCACACGTTTTTTGTTGTGCATTCTTGACAGTAGATCGCCGTGTGTCCATTTGCTCGAATCGCAATGAGGCCAGCACTGACTCTCGGTGGTCCTCTGAATCCTCGTAATTTGAGCCCGTCTGATTGCCGCTACCAGATCGGACGTCACCAAAACGGAGTTTGATGTTGTCTTGGAGTCGCTGGGACGCATTATCCCCTTCGCCATACATTGGAGGCATAAAGACGTCAAATATGCCAAGTAAGCAATACGCCTTGTCTTCCTTTCTTGTAGTGTCACGCTTTGCAGCCCATCGATGTCGTTCGTTGACTGAAAAGTCAGACAGCGAAGTTCCGCACAGTGCGGGGGCTGGTATTTTTGTGATTTCGTATATAAGGTCCTTGAGTGTTTGCTTAGTCCCGAGAAGTTGACCGTCTCTCGACCAAAATTCAACTTCGTTTGGAGCAAGCAGCTCTTGTAGTGTCCCTAATATAGAGTCAACAAGATCTATAGTGAGTGCTCTGAAGACTCTTACAGCCACGGGTGTACCATCTGCTCTTGCGAAAAGCGTCTTGCCAATTGCAGGCGGTGTCGCCATTGTTGCCACGCTTTAGAGCCGTGACGTCTGACAGATAAACGTAGCATTTGGCCGCTTGTTTGTACCAACGGAACATCGAGATGATCGACTCTGATAGCTCACTGGAGTCAGATCTGTTGATACAGCACGAGTCGACCCAGAAATCTAAAAGATCGTCTTTCTGAGCTTGTTGACCACAGAATATGACTTTCTGGAAGCcagccttgctcttgccaagGCCATCCTGAACGTCTTTAAACGTAAGCTCAGCATCTTCGTCACCCCAAGTATGTGAGAGTATCGCGTATGGAGGATGTTTATCCTCGGAAGGCTTTGTCAGTCTGAGCTCACCGCTCTTGTCAAAACTCAGGAGGTGCATATTTGAAGGACTAGCGCGCTCCGACAGCTGGCCGTCGCAAGGAGAATCGCATCAGTTAGTACAATATCCGGAGACAGATTGAAGGGCCCTTCTGCGCGTGAATGTGTCGTCGAGGCTTTCACAGCCTCGCAGGATTCGGGGAACAGCCGCCAGGTACTGCAGCTCGGACAGGCAGCATCTGCTGACCTGAGCCACCGCCACCGCCAAGAGTCACTACTGCAACATATAGGCGCTCCGAGTGTTTGCCCTCAGGACAATTCTGTCCACTTCGCATCGCTGCAAGCATATCGGTCCATGTACAAGCATCTATTTGTAAGATCGCGACTTATTTGTTGAAGTGTAGATCCAGACGCTCGATTTGGGGTTGCACAGGGAGGATGAGAGCGTGATGTATATTGCTGGTCTGTGATTTCACAATACTCTGCGAGATCGTGCGCCATCATCCACAGAATCtagccatcttcttcgcggGGTCGATTTCCGATCATCCGCCAATTGCAAAGTGATGCTCGACAAAACGGTGCATCGAAGTTCAACATTCAAATTCTCAAGCCGCAGAGGTAGAAGGCGGCCGTGCTCTCAACTTCCTCGAAAGCACAAAGCGGACCTCGAGCCTTCGATCGCAGCGAACATCCAAGATTCATCATGTGCGAGGCCAAGAGTGTATTGCCAGAGGCCGTAGATGAAATGCAGCATAATGATAAAGCGTGGCCTGCCTTGAATTTCCGAGCGCGTGACTTTCGTACTCCAGGAAGACGGGCATGCCAACTGCGTCTCAGCACCACTCCTGCTATTCGCAGGAAAGCCCGTCCTAGACGACTCTTCAAAGTAATTGAGTCCGACCTGCTGCATGCGATCGCGGTCCTTCACCGAACCCCTTTCAGTTCGAGATATCAGTAACGCTGCTCAATACCGACCAGTCGAGGCCCTGTAGAACGCCAGCACTGCTGCTCATTGGTGTGTAGACTCCAGCCGcaccttgagcttctccagaTATCGTTGCGGTAAATCCAGGTTTTTTGTCAATCATCGCATCGGCATCCGCACACACTAGCCCGGGCACGCGCGAGATACGTGTAGTTTGTGTGGGCTCGCATATGCGCCTGATACCCTCCTAGCCTTCCAGATTTGCTAATATTTGCCTCAACTTGATATTCTCTGTTCTCCCAATACGGTCCAGTACATGTTTCTTGACTCTCGCTTTCCTGCCCACAACAGGCTCGTGCTTGCTTGGCCGCTTAGAGACGAGATGTCCTGCACTGCAACGATCAGTCCTGCTTGCATCAATTCCTCTCAAGTTCCGAGATACTTGCCGTTTCGGTTTATTGACGCCATTGCTGGTCGTTTGCTtgctctgcaagctcttAGAAGCTTCAAGAGAAGCATCTCCATCTACGAGCACACACCAGCCCTCCCCTCCTACAGTCCCATCTGCAAACCCACCCACAGCAGCATCAGGCCAATTCTCAATCGCATATTCGAGCTCTTTATCCGTAAAACTCCCGGGCTGTAGCCATACCGCAAGTATCCCAGCTTCCTTGGCTTCTTGCAATAGCTTCGCAGTAACGGGCGGAGGAGTGATGACACTGAGGCTCGTATGCTTGGGATCTGAGACTTTCGAAGGCGATGCTACAGTATCGTAATCTTTCCCGCGTACTGATATAGAAGGTGTTGTCGGATTTAGGGGAATTGCTGAGAGCTCTCGGGGAAGATACCAGGCGAATATGCGATGGCCGAATTTCTGGGGGTTGGAAGAGGCGCCTGCTACAGCGAAATGGGAGGCTGTGAAGaattttgctgctgctttgcgCATATCTATCGCTTTTGAGGCCATGATCACTATTATCGTATGTATGTGTAGATTGTAATGCACATGTAGGTTGGAAAGGAGAGCTGGACCATGATGGCGCGATCCCAATGACGTTCACGCGTCTGAATGTTCAGCCGAGGCGAATCCAACTTCTGCCTTTCGACCCAACATTGCAAATCATACACTCGTCGACTTCAAGATATTGTCATTCCCATGAGCAAGCAAGACCCATCCGAAATGGCTCTTCCAGGGAGGGCTGGGCGAGTCATTCACTTTGCTACGTTCAACGTCACGTCTCAAGTACAGCCGTCAATTTCCTGTAGCAAAATCGCGAACCCAAGCTAAGTATTCCCTTCTGCCAGGTCTTCCATATCACACCACTCTCCTTCGCGATTGTCAATCTCAAGCCCTTACTACCAGGCCACATTCTGGTCTCGCCTCTACGCGTCAAACCCCATCTCTCAGACCTGACATCCGAAGAAATAAGCGACCTCTTCAACACCGTGACTCGCATACAGCACACGCTCAAGCGAATCTACAAAGCCGAAGCGTTCAACATTGCTGTGCAAGATGGTGCGGCCGCGGGTCAGAGTGTACCACATGTGCATTGCCACGTGATACCGAGAGTGAAAGGCGACCCTGGAGAGGGAGATAAGGTGCACGAGTGGTTggagggagaagaaggcaatgttGGAGGACATCAGAAAGAAGCCGAGCAGAGACAGGCTGGCGAGTGGGCGAAAGATGAGGAGAGGAAGCCGCGGACGAAggaagagatggagaaggaagcgGTGTGGTTGAGAGAGGAGATCGCAAGAGATGAAGAGAGGGGCATGTATCGTGATGATAGGATCGTCAAGGAAGGGCCGGGAAGTTTGAAGGGAGAACTGTAAGTTGTGCAgaatgatgatgaagcacaTACGAGCATAAGACGACAAACGAGGACACACGCCGCATACGAATCCAAGCATTGTTGCAGTCAAACTTCTGCACATGATCGCATTCAACGTTATTCCAGCTCCCGAGTATGCGACCACATCTACTGAAACGCCGTACACCTAATGGAGAACGTAACATGCTCTCTTTCTCCACGACCATTGGAACAGCAGGTAAGCAGCAAACGTTGCCCTCTCCACAACGCCGTGGATTATGCTTCATACGCTACCAGAAAACAACTACAGCATCCCACTTTCGAGCTCGTCAATTCGAATTCAACATCgccatgatgatgaagagctccGAGCATTCCGAACAGGCCGCTATTTCGTGAGATATTCCTACCTGTCGCTTGTGCTCTGCAACTCCTTCAGACCAACGCCTTCATCGTCCATCATGAAGTCTTCTATCATCGCATGCGGGCTCGTCAGCCTGGCCAGTGCCACAGCAATCCCCAAAGCACAGAAACCTCCTGGTCACCCTATAGATCCTAACGCGCAACCGACACTGATCTACGTCGACACTGCCACTGAAGAAGCCAAGGGCAAACGATGCGGAACTTGGGAAGCCACAGAGGGTCATAAGAATACGTTCTGGCCAACCTGCACAGCGTGGTTGCCAGATCCATCGCACCAAGAGGTATTGTATTGCCATGTCATTTGACATCCTCAATGCTGATCTCGCTGCTCTAGGACTACACTCTTGTTGTCGCTAGTATAGTGAAAGGCAAATGCCCGCAGTGGACACTACTAGCTAAAGGCAACTATGTTACCCCATACTGTGGCGGCCACGGCACATTATCCCGGGCCGAAATCATTCATGCCACCGAGCAACCTGCACAGCAACAGAAGCGGGAAGAGGCCGTACACGGTCACAAAGGCAAAAGAAATGTAGCaaaggacgatgatgagaagcctccttcgcctccttATGCCTCTGGCTCAGCCACCTCGACAGGCTATGCTACTGGCTCAGTTACCTCAACGGTTCACGCAACTGGCTCAGTCACGTCAacagcttcctcgtcttctggtCCAGCCATCGAAACAGCGTCCTCGTCGACTGGTTCTGTCACCCAAACaggttcttcatcttctgcggTTGGCACCATACCACCAACGGAACTAGTCAAGCTGATCGCTCCTCTGACCAAGCAAGTCGAACAAATTGAAGCCGAATTGCGACCAGCCAAGGGTCAACTTCGTAAACTAGATCCCACCAATCCTCTGGCTATGGGCGgtgccgaagaagacgaaagcaAGGAAGAATCTAAGCAATCCGAGGACAAACCCAAGGAGGACAAGAGAAGAGCTGGCCCAGAAGATGAGGAACCGGAGAAAAGAAATGAAGAGGATCTCAATGACGACCTTCGTGCCAATCATCTATCCCACAAGATCCACCTTCCTGACGATGATATTCTTCGCGATCCACTGAAACCCGAGTACAGGTTTCTCCATGATCCCGAATGGACACACATATTCGAACTCGAGCATCAAAACACCAAACGTCAATTCCCTCCCGGACCGGCACCTAAATTCGACACTGCATCAGGTCAAACAGTAGCCTCTCTCACTCAAAGAATCACGAAATTGACTGAAGAGTTGAAGGTAGCGAAGTATGTGTACTATAACGCCCTCCCTCTTCACACGCTGACTGTTGCTCCCCAGATCTCAATTGCAAGCTTATCGCACCACTCAAAAACATCAAAATGAACACCCAATGGAGACAGAAGAAGCACTGGGCTACGGACAAGGAACGACCATGACGCCAGTGAGGCCAAAGCAGCCACAGAAGCAGGAACAGGCTGCGCAGGGAGCCACGGTGGTGGGACAGGGACAGAaaggcggtggtggaagaaacaagaaggagaaagtggaggagaaggagacgcAGGAGCGAAAGAGAATGGTGATCTGGAACTGGGACGCTTTGGATTCGGATGACAAGCCCATGACAAAATTTGTCCAGGACGAGTGAACCATTCGCGCGATCTGATAGCGATGAAAAGCGAGGGAGAGTGATGAACCATTACACGCAAAGAATTGGCGCAAGAATAGTGAACAGCTCTGCAGAACAGGCATACAGATCTCAATTGCTCTTTTGAACAGGCTGTCGTCTCTACCCGTACCAGCCGATCTCATCGTATTCAGCCCAGACCCGTCATAGCCTGCTCCAGACTCTGGCATTTCATATTTCGCATCCTCTCCATGTCTGTAACAACAATTCCCGGCCCATATTTCCCCAGTAAACAAAAACGCCCAATTCACCAATTCCTGGCTCATAATGCATGCACACAGAACACCGCGCTACGCAGTTCCGTTCGACCAACTCCTCTGCCCCACCACAGCATCTAATTCTGCAGAATCATCTTCACCATATCCACATAATTCAGCTCTCCCGAACTCGTATCCACTGCCTTCAAGAGTTCATCcacctcatcatcgctcATCTTCTCGCCCAGATTCGTCAAAATGTATCGGAATTGTCCCACGCCGATGAAGCCTGTGAGGTCTTTGTCGAAGACTTGGAAGCCGCGGCAGTATTCTTCGGGTTCGCCGGGGTCGCGGAAGCCGCCGGGGCGGTTGAGCACACGCGTGAAagcatcgaagtcgactAGCGTAGCAGAGGAAAACGTGTTAGTTGGAAGagcgcgaagaaggagggagaggaaggaggaaCGTACAGTCTCCGCCGACTGAGTGCTCGA comes from the Cercospora beticola chromosome 4, complete sequence genome and includes:
- the CDC4 gene encoding SCF ubiquitin ligase complex subunit cdc4 (BUSCO:EOG09265591); the protein is MAQSTNFKEAFSLFDKRGTGRVQIDSLGDLLRACGQNPTLAEIKDLEHSVGGDFDFDAFTRVLNRPGGFRDPGEPEEYCRGFQVFDKDLTGFIGVGQFRYILTNLGEKMSDDEVDELLKAVDTSSGELNYVDMVKMILQN